From one Thalassospira lucentensis genomic stretch:
- a CDS encoding GNAT family N-acetyltransferase, with protein MSTLTRLDPSHLPAIIALHHRVIADLPPGNAATETDQFFADHLDACGQIFGVFDDDRLMAYCVLGLPRDGDPNFGTDHHLPPDLLGQVAHIDGVAVDPNWRGQGWQRKMVEYRIEMARKFGRTIALSTVAPTNFPSLISTVSTGLAIHGLIAKFGGNRFLLRRDIGPDQDAKSARAPDTAIWCASDDLATCRKLLDDGFIGQFCQSSGRGTAPRIGWAPLPSA; from the coding sequence ATGAGCACCCTGACCCGGCTTGATCCATCCCACCTTCCGGCCATCATCGCCCTGCATCACAGGGTGATCGCCGATCTGCCGCCGGGCAATGCCGCCACCGAAACCGATCAGTTCTTTGCCGATCATCTTGATGCCTGCGGGCAAATCTTTGGCGTCTTTGACGATGATCGTCTGATGGCCTATTGCGTGCTGGGATTGCCGCGTGATGGTGATCCCAATTTCGGCACCGACCATCACCTGCCCCCCGATCTGCTGGGCCAGGTCGCCCATATCGACGGGGTCGCCGTTGATCCAAATTGGCGCGGACAGGGATGGCAACGCAAAATGGTTGAATACCGGATCGAAATGGCCCGGAAATTCGGACGAACCATCGCGCTCAGCACCGTCGCCCCGACCAATTTTCCAAGCCTGATCAGCACCGTATCAACCGGCCTTGCCATTCATGGCTTGATCGCAAAATTTGGCGGAAACCGGTTCTTGCTGCGACGGGATATCGGCCCCGATCAGGATGCAAAATCCGCCCGCGCCCCTGATACAGCCATCTGGTGCGCCAGCGACGATCTTGCGACCTGTCGAAAATTGCTTGATGACGGGTTTATCGGCCAGTTTTGCCAGTCATCGGGCCGCGGAACCGCCCCGCGCATCGGCTGGGCGCCGCTTCCGTCCGCTTAA